From the genome of Verrucomicrobiia bacterium, one region includes:
- a CDS encoding N-6 DNA methylase: protein MHPLEAYLTEIASLRGATRETSGYPALANLLNAIGHTLKPKVRCIIHPKNSGAGIPDGGLFTPDQLKQYDEADTFGELLPARGAIEVKPAGDDLAAIATTQQVKDYVAHYGQVLLTNYRDFLLLKRAPGGRIQPLESFQLAANETEFWFAAAHPRKTAAALGERLSEYLKRVMLHNAPLNNPKDVAFFLASYARDARGRVEAAKDLPALAAVRTALEEALGMKFEADKGEHFFRSTLVQTLFYGVFSAWVLWHKENPARKNDFDWKSAAWTLHVPMIKALFEQVATPTKLGPLGLVEVLDWTAAALNRVDRPEFFKQFAETHAVQYFYEPFLEAFDPELRKQLGVWYTPPEIVQYQVARVDTVLRTELDIADGLADPRVFVLDPCCGTGAYLVEVLRKIAQTLKEEKGEDALAYAEVKEAAQKRIFGFELLPAPFVVAHLQLGLLLQSLAVPLDDVKERAAIYLTNALTGWEPPSEEAKKQLTFAIPEFQQEKEAADAIKQEKRIIVILGNPPYNGFAGLAVEEERDLTNAYRTTKRAPAPQGQGLNDLYVRFFRMAERRIVEMSGEGIVSFISNYSWLDGLSFTGMREKYLEVFDSITVDCLNGDKYKTGKLTPEGKPDPSVFSTESNREGIQVGTAIATLVRSRRLESVHSSSKTRKSKSRFPSAAVGEIHFRHLWGKAKRAELLETLAKPPKQIYQRLKPPLAMGLPFLPAKTEAGYFRWPLLPDLFPVSFPGVKTSRDDFLVDVEKDKLVARLEKYFDPKVSHEEMRRQFPGAMENSARFRAEWVRDELRQRGFLKKNIVRYCYRPFDVRWLYWEPETKLLDEKRTDYFLQVFEGNVWLVTQQKPRREWTEPQFIRAIGCIDIMDRSASCFPLWLKPNPDPSSLFDRLDDGKPKANLSDAAKEFLVSLRLGNKSEELFYHTLAVLHSPDYREENSGALRQDWPRVPLPASHEQLLVSAKLGRQIAALLDIEAAVNGVTAATVRPELVKIAVVTRLTNDKLNLSLTASWGHAGKGGVTMPGKGKLETRGYTAEEAEALECGDKSPHSILGSSTHDIFLNDTTCWRNVPEKVWNYTIGGYQVIKKWLSYREHELLGRALTPDEAREVTHTARRIAALILLQPELDANYQRVKAATYDWKA, encoded by the coding sequence ATGCACCCGCTGGAAGCTTATCTCACTGAAATCGCCTCGTTGCGCGGGGCGACCCGGGAGACTTCCGGCTACCCGGCGTTGGCCAATCTGCTCAACGCCATCGGTCACACACTCAAACCGAAGGTCAGGTGCATCATCCATCCCAAGAACAGCGGCGCGGGCATCCCCGACGGCGGCCTGTTTACGCCCGACCAGTTGAAACAATACGATGAGGCGGACACTTTCGGCGAACTTCTGCCCGCGCGCGGCGCGATAGAAGTCAAACCCGCCGGCGACGATCTCGCCGCCATTGCCACGACGCAACAGGTCAAAGATTACGTCGCGCACTACGGGCAGGTGTTGCTGACCAATTATCGCGATTTTCTTCTGCTCAAACGCGCGCCCGGCGGTAGAATCCAACCGCTCGAAAGTTTTCAGCTTGCGGCAAATGAAACGGAATTCTGGTTCGCCGCCGCGCACCCGCGCAAAACCGCCGCCGCCCTGGGTGAACGCCTGTCCGAATACCTCAAGCGCGTGATGCTGCACAACGCGCCGCTGAACAATCCCAAGGATGTCGCGTTCTTCCTCGCCTCGTACGCGCGCGACGCCCGGGGGCGCGTGGAAGCGGCCAAGGATTTGCCCGCGCTGGCTGCCGTCCGCACGGCGCTTGAAGAAGCCCTCGGCATGAAGTTCGAGGCGGACAAGGGCGAGCACTTCTTCCGCTCCACGCTCGTCCAAACGCTGTTCTACGGCGTGTTCTCCGCGTGGGTGCTGTGGCACAAGGAAAATCCTGCGCGCAAAAACGACTTCGACTGGAAATCCGCCGCGTGGACGCTCCACGTCCCGATGATCAAGGCGCTGTTCGAGCAGGTCGCCACGCCCACCAAACTCGGCCCGCTCGGACTCGTGGAAGTGTTGGATTGGACCGCCGCCGCGCTCAACCGTGTGGATCGTCCGGAATTTTTTAAGCAATTCGCCGAAACCCACGCCGTCCAGTATTTCTACGAACCGTTCCTCGAAGCGTTCGACCCCGAACTCCGCAAGCAACTCGGCGTCTGGTACACGCCGCCGGAGATTGTGCAATACCAGGTCGCTCGCGTGGACACCGTGTTGCGCACGGAACTGGACATCGCCGACGGCCTGGCCGACCCGCGCGTGTTCGTGCTCGACCCCTGCTGCGGCACCGGCGCGTATCTCGTCGAAGTGCTGCGGAAGATTGCGCAAACCCTCAAAGAAGAAAAAGGCGAGGATGCGCTCGCGTATGCTGAAGTTAAAGAGGCTGCGCAGAAACGAATCTTCGGCTTTGAACTGCTGCCCGCGCCGTTTGTTGTGGCGCATTTGCAATTGGGTCTGCTGCTTCAAAGTCTCGCCGTGCCGTTGGATGACGTAAAGGAACGCGCCGCGATTTATCTAACGAACGCGCTCACCGGATGGGAACCGCCTTCGGAGGAAGCCAAGAAACAACTCACCTTTGCCATCCCCGAATTCCAACAGGAAAAAGAAGCGGCGGATGCCATCAAGCAGGAGAAGCGGATCATCGTCATTCTCGGCAATCCGCCTTACAACGGTTTTGCCGGACTGGCGGTGGAAGAAGAGCGGGACCTGACCAACGCTTACCGCACCACGAAGCGAGCGCCCGCGCCTCAAGGCCAGGGATTGAACGATCTCTACGTCCGTTTTTTCCGCATGGCCGAGCGCCGCATCGTGGAAATGTCTGGCGAAGGTATTGTCAGCTTCATCTCGAATTACTCGTGGCTGGATGGTTTGTCGTTCACCGGGATGCGCGAAAAGTATCTGGAGGTTTTCGATTCCATCACGGTGGACTGCTTGAACGGCGACAAATACAAGACCGGCAAACTCACGCCGGAGGGCAAGCCCGACCCCAGCGTGTTCTCAACGGAATCCAACCGCGAAGGCATTCAGGTCGGCACGGCGATTGCCACGCTGGTTCGTAGCCGCCGACTTGAGTCGGTTCATTCATCTTCAAAGACGAGAAAAAGTAAGAGCCGATTCCCGTCGGCTGCCGTCGGAGAAATTCACTTCCGCCATCTGTGGGGCAAAGCGAAGCGGGCGGAGTTATTGGAAACACTCGCCAAACCGCCGAAGCAAATTTACCAACGCCTCAAGCCGCCGCTGGCAATGGGGCTGCCGTTCCTGCCCGCCAAGACCGAAGCCGGTTATTTCAGATGGCCGTTGCTGCCGGATTTGTTTCCCGTCTCATTCCCGGGCGTAAAAACCAGTCGCGACGATTTTCTGGTGGATGTGGAAAAAGACAAACTGGTTGCGCGGCTGGAAAAGTATTTTGATCCGAAGGTCAGCCACGAGGAAATGCGGCGGCAATTCCCGGGGGCGATGGAAAACTCGGCGCGTTTCCGGGCGGAATGGGTTCGGGACGAATTGCGTCAGCGCGGCTTTCTGAAAAAGAACATCGTGCGTTATTGCTACCGTCCGTTTGACGTTCGCTGGCTTTATTGGGAACCTGAAACCAAGTTGCTCGACGAAAAGCGAACCGATTACTTTCTACAGGTTTTCGAGGGGAATGTTTGGCTTGTTACGCAACAGAAACCGCGTCGGGAGTGGACTGAGCCTCAATTCATCCGTGCAATCGGATGCATTGACATTATGGACCGGAGCGCAAGTTGCTTTCCACTTTGGCTGAAGCCCAACCCCGATCCATCTTCGCTTTTTGACCGCTTGGATGATGGCAAACCCAAAGCCAACTTGTCTGATGCTGCGAAGGAATTTCTTGTATCACTGCGGTTGGGCAACAAATCGGAGGAGCTTTTTTATCACACACTGGCAGTGCTTCATTCGCCGGATTATCGGGAGGAAAACAGCGGGGCCTTGCGGCAGGATTGGCCACGCGTGCCGTTGCCTGCGTCACATGAGCAATTGCTGGTATCTGCGAAGCTAGGACGACAAATTGCGGCGTTACTGGATATCGAGGCAGCTGTGAACGGCGTGACCGCTGCAACGGTGAGACCCGAGTTAGTGAAGATTGCCGTGGTGACAAGACTCACAAACGACAAGTTGAATCTCTCCCTCACCGCCAGTTGGGGACACGCGGGCAAGGGCGGCGTGACGATGCCCGGCAAAGGCAAACTGGAAACGCGCGGTTACACGGCGGAAGAGGCGGAAGCTTTGGAGTGCGGGGACAAGTCACCGCACTCCATACTCGGCTCGTCCACCCACGACATTTTTCTCAATGACACCACCTGCTGGCGCAACGTGCCGGAAAAGGTCTGGAACTACACCATCGGCGGTTATCAGGTCATCAAAAAGTGGTTGAGCTATCGTGAGCACGAGTTGCTGGGCCGCGCCCTCACGCCGGACGAGGCGCGGGAGGTCACGCATACCGCCCGCCGCATCGCCGCGCTGATTTTGCTCCAGCCGGAACTGGACGCCAATTACCAGCGCGTCAAAGCCGCCACCTACGATTGGAAAGCATGA
- the nagB gene encoding glucosamine-6-phosphate deaminase: protein MELIIQRDPDAAALLVAKIAANEIRANPRAVLGLATGSTMEAVYRHLVRLHQTTKLSFAKVRTFNLDEYVGLAPEDKNSYRHFMNERLFHPVNIKLENTHLPDGCAADLDAECRDYEKSIEKAGGIDLQLLGIGKSGHIGFNEPLSALRSRTRVKALAPATIKQNAPFFGDEARVPRRAITMGVGTILDARRCLLLATGEAKADIIAKAVEGPITSMVTASALQLHPRATVIVDEAAAAKLKEREYYRWIFANEPEWEEYR from the coding sequence ATGGAATTGATTATCCAACGCGACCCGGACGCCGCCGCCCTGCTGGTGGCCAAGATTGCCGCCAATGAGATTCGCGCCAATCCGCGCGCGGTGCTTGGGCTGGCCACGGGCAGCACCATGGAAGCGGTTTACCGGCACCTGGTGCGCCTGCACCAGACGACCAAGTTAAGCTTTGCCAAGGTGCGCACGTTCAATCTGGACGAATACGTTGGCCTGGCGCCCGAAGATAAAAATTCATACCGGCATTTCATGAACGAACGCCTGTTCCATCCGGTGAACATCAAGTTGGAGAACACACATCTGCCCGATGGTTGCGCCGCCGACCTGGACGCCGAATGTCGCGATTACGAAAAGAGCATCGAGAAGGCGGGCGGCATTGATCTGCAACTGCTGGGCATCGGCAAGTCGGGCCACATTGGTTTCAACGAGCCGCTTTCGGCGCTGCGCTCGCGCACCCGGGTGAAGGCGCTGGCGCCCGCGACAATCAAGCAGAACGCGCCATTCTTCGGCGATGAAGCGCGCGTGCCGCGTCGCGCCATAACCATGGGCGTGGGCACGATTCTCGATGCGCGCCGCTGCTTGTTGCTCGCCACCGGGGAAGCCAAGGCGGACATTATTGCAAAAGCCGTGGAAGGCCCCATCACCAGCATGGTCACGGCCAGCGCGCTGCAATTGCATCCGCGCGCCACGGTAATTGTGGACGAAGCCGCCGCCGCCAAGTTGAAGGAGCGCGAATACTACCGCTGGATTTTCGCCAACGAACCCGAGTGGGAAGAATATCGGTGA
- a CDS encoding MoxR family ATPase, whose amino-acid sequence MSTASAHEILQRLAANIGRVMQGQSAATRQLLAALASGGHVLLEDFPGTGKTTLAKALARSVDARFKRVQFTPDLLPSDILGVSIFSQRDQHFHFHEGPIFTNILLADEINRASPRTQSALLEAMGENQVSVDGERRHLAEVFFVIATQNPVEFRGTYPLPEAQMDRFAMQFTLGYVPPADEVAVLTAQATGHPLEALTSCATLADLLMVKRAAQAIRFSEELKRYVVDLVGATRTANGVQLGASPRASLALMKAAQALALFDGQDFVTPEQIQELAGPVIAHRLVMQPQARFSGLTARGVVAEIVKKIKVPA is encoded by the coding sequence ATGAGCACCGCTTCCGCGCACGAAATTCTGCAACGCTTGGCCGCCAACATCGGCCGGGTGATGCAGGGGCAATCCGCCGCCACGCGCCAACTCCTGGCCGCGCTGGCCAGTGGCGGTCACGTTTTGCTGGAGGACTTTCCCGGCACGGGGAAAACCACATTGGCCAAGGCGCTGGCGCGTTCGGTGGACGCCCGGTTCAAGCGCGTCCAATTCACGCCGGACTTGTTGCCTTCCGATATTTTGGGCGTCTCGATTTTCAGTCAGCGCGACCAGCATTTTCATTTTCACGAAGGCCCCATCTTCACCAACATTTTGCTGGCGGACGAAATCAACCGCGCTTCGCCCCGGACGCAATCCGCCCTGCTCGAGGCCATGGGCGAAAACCAGGTCAGCGTGGATGGCGAGCGCCGCCATCTGGCCGAGGTATTTTTCGTAATTGCCACGCAAAATCCGGTGGAGTTTCGCGGCACCTATCCGTTGCCCGAAGCGCAGATGGACCGGTTCGCCATGCAGTTCACGCTCGGTTACGTGCCGCCCGCGGACGAAGTGGCCGTGCTCACCGCTCAAGCCACCGGGCATCCGCTGGAAGCGCTCACCAGTTGCGCCACGTTAGCGGATTTGCTCATGGTCAAACGCGCCGCGCAAGCCATCCGGTTCAGTGAGGAATTGAAGCGTTACGTGGTGGATTTGGTGGGTGCAACCCGCACGGCCAACGGCGTGCAATTGGGCGCCAGCCCGCGCGCCTCGCTGGCGTTGATGAAAGCGGCGCAAGCGCTCGCCTTGTTTGACGGCCAGGATTTTGTGACGCCCGAACAGATTCAAGAACTGGCCGGTCCGGTAATCGCCCATCGGCTGGTGATGCAACCGCAGGCGCGCTTTTCAGGATTAACCGCGCGCGGCGTGGTGGCGGAGATCGTCAAGAAAATCAAAGTGCCGGCGTGA
- a CDS encoding NAD-dependent epimerase/dehydratase family protein, whose amino-acid sequence MKCFITGASGFVGGNLVHELVARGHQVRALLRPGSDQRGLAGAAFEIVTGDLGDRALLTQAMRDCDWCFHVAASYHLWLRDYAPMYAANVTGTRNVLEAAGEAGCSRIVYTSTVGCIGLPRIQEGKIVPTDEATPVSAAQMSNHYKRSKWQAEVVARDLAAQGLPVVIVNPSAPIGPRDVKPTPTGQVIVDFLNHAMPAFLDTGLNWVHVRDVAVGHILAAEKGRIGERYILGHADGNWTMREAFAVLEAISGVPAPRARIPYALALGAAYVAEAVSALTGKPPKAPLGGVRMAKYKMFFNPAKAIRELGLPQTPPRQALADAVAWFRAQGLAK is encoded by the coding sequence ATGAAATGTTTCATCACCGGGGCATCAGGCTTTGTCGGCGGCAATCTGGTGCATGAGCTGGTGGCGCGCGGGCATCAGGTGCGGGCGCTGTTGCGCCCCGGCAGCGATCAGCGCGGGCTGGCGGGCGCCGCGTTCGAGATCGTGACGGGCGACCTCGGGGATCGGGCGTTGCTGACACAAGCGATGCGCGACTGTGATTGGTGCTTTCATGTGGCCGCGAGCTATCACCTCTGGTTGCGCGATTACGCGCCGATGTATGCGGCCAACGTGACCGGCACGCGCAATGTGCTGGAGGCCGCCGGGGAAGCGGGTTGTTCCCGCATCGTGTACACCAGCACCGTGGGTTGCATCGGGTTGCCGCGAATTCAGGAGGGTAAAATTGTGCCCACGGATGAAGCCACGCCCGTCAGCGCGGCGCAGATGAGCAATCATTACAAACGTTCCAAGTGGCAGGCGGAAGTGGTGGCGCGCGACTTGGCGGCCCAGGGTCTGCCGGTGGTCATTGTCAATCCGAGTGCGCCCATCGGGCCGCGCGACGTCAAACCAACCCCCACCGGCCAGGTGATCGTGGATTTTCTCAATCACGCCATGCCCGCGTTTCTCGATACGGGGTTGAACTGGGTGCATGTCCGCGACGTGGCGGTGGGGCACATTCTGGCGGCGGAGAAGGGACGGATCGGAGAGCGTTACATCCTCGGCCATGCCGACGGCAATTGGACCATGCGCGAAGCGTTCGCGGTGCTGGAAGCAATTTCCGGTGTGCCCGCGCCGCGCGCACGCATTCCGTATGCGCTCGCGTTGGGCGCGGCTTACGTGGCTGAAGCGGTTTCGGCTCTCACCGGCAAACCACCCAAAGCGCCGCTAGGCGGCGTGCGCATGGCCAAATACAAAATGTTTTTCAATCCGGCCAAAGCCATCCGCGAGCTGGGGCTGCCGCAAACACCACCGCGTCAGGCGCTCGCCGATGCGGTCGCCTGGTTTCGCGCGCAAGGGCTGGCAAAATAA
- a CDS encoding GDP-mannose 4,6-dehydratase — protein sequence MTEGQQILVTGGAGFIGSHLVERLLREGQRVVVIDDLSTGNRENLASVATHPNLRLIIAKISTCAELPELVAQSAAIYHLAAAVGVDLVIKEPIHVLATNQHETEVLLAQAAKNPVPTLVASTSEVYGKSEKAVFREDDDLLIGPPHHSRWGYACSKLMDEFLALAYARQYRLPVVIARLFNTVGPRQTGRFGMVLPRFIAATRQNKPLKVFGDGRQTRCFCYVLDTVEALIRLLHTPAAYGQIFNVGGTEEVTIHELAQKVIDTLHSTSAIELVPYEQAYAPGFEDMRRRKPSVDKLAQTIGFRPQTSLQEIIQRTVASD from the coding sequence ATGACCGAGGGCCAACAGATTCTGGTCACGGGCGGCGCGGGCTTTATCGGTTCGCACCTGGTCGAACGATTGCTGCGCGAAGGACAGCGCGTGGTGGTGATTGACGACCTTTCCACCGGCAACCGGGAAAACCTGGCGAGCGTGGCCACGCATCCCAACTTGCGGCTGATCATCGCCAAAATTTCCACCTGCGCGGAACTGCCCGAATTGGTGGCTCAGTCCGCGGCGATTTATCATCTCGCGGCGGCAGTCGGTGTGGATTTGGTCATCAAAGAGCCGATTCACGTCCTCGCCACCAATCAACACGAAACCGAAGTGTTGCTGGCTCAGGCGGCGAAGAATCCCGTGCCCACGCTCGTGGCTTCCACCTCCGAAGTGTATGGCAAAAGCGAGAAAGCGGTATTTCGCGAGGACGACGATTTGCTCATCGGTCCGCCGCACCATTCGCGCTGGGGCTACGCCTGTTCGAAGTTGATGGATGAATTTCTGGCGCTGGCCTATGCGCGTCAATACCGCCTGCCCGTTGTCATCGCACGCCTGTTCAACACCGTCGGTCCGCGTCAGACCGGGCGCTTCGGCATGGTATTGCCGCGCTTTATCGCAGCCACGCGACAAAATAAGCCGCTCAAAGTTTTTGGGGATGGTCGCCAAACGCGTTGCTTCTGTTACGTGCTGGATACGGTGGAAGCGTTGATTCGCCTGCTCCATACGCCGGCAGCGTACGGACAGATTTTCAACGTCGGCGGCACGGAAGAAGTGACCATCCACGAGCTGGCCCAAAAGGTCATTGACACGCTCCATTCAACGTCGGCGATTGAACTCGTTCCCTACGAACAAGCGTATGCGCCGGGCTTTGAAGACATGCGGCGACGCAAGCCCTCCGTGGATAAACTGGCCCAAACCATCGGCTTCCGACCGCAAACGTCGTTACAGGAAATCATCCAACGCACCGTCGCCAGCGATTAA